The following are encoded together in the Anaerostipes caccae L1-92 genome:
- a CDS encoding valine--tRNA ligase, protein MSKELEKTYNPSEIEDRLYQKWLDNKYFHAEVDHSKKPFTIVIPPPNITGKLHMGHALDETLQDILIRFKKMQGYNTLWQPGTDHASIATEVKIIEALKEEGIEKEDLGREKFLERAWEWKEEYGGTIVSQLKKLGSACDWDRERFTMDEGCSKAVEEVFIKLYEKGYIYKGSRIINWCPVCQTSISDAEVEHVDQAGHFWHIKYPVAGTDDYLEIATTRPETMLGDTAVAVHPDDERYTHLVGKMLELPLCGRQIPIVADEYVDKEFGTGAVKITPAHDPNDFEVGRRHGLPVINVMNDDATINENGGRYEGMERYEARKAIVKDLEEQGYLVKIKEHEHNVGTHDRCKATIEPMVKPQWFVKMDELAKPAIEAVKNGDIKFVPERYTKTYLHWLENIRDWCISRQLWWGHRIPAYYCDECGETVVAKEKPEVCPKCGCTHFTQDEDTLDTWFSSALWPFSTLGWPEQTEELDYFYPTNVLVTGYDIIFFWVVRMVFSGYEHTGKAPFDTVLIHGLVRDDKGRKMSKSLGNGIDPLEVISQYGADALRFTLVTGNAPGNDMRFYMERVEASRNFANKVWNASRFMMMNFEQADFSHVELSDLTSADRWILSKFNTLAKDVTDNMDKYELGIAVQKLNDFIWEEFCDWYIEMVKPRLYNDEDNTKAAALWTLKKVLSESLKLLHPFMPFITEEIYCNLTGEESIMLASWPEYREEYSFAREEAAVELMKEAVRGIRNIRAEMNVSPKKKAKVFVVSENEDVRDIFEQGKVFFGTLGYASEVAVRADREGIAEDAVSTMVPDAVIYMPFAELVDIEKEIERLKKEQKKLGGEIKRCEGMLNNERFLSKAPEQKVEEEKEKLSKYRQMLEKVEERLGQLVK, encoded by the coding sequence ATGAGTAAAGAATTGGAAAAGACTTATAACCCGTCTGAGATTGAAGACCGGTTATATCAGAAGTGGCTTGACAACAAATATTTTCATGCAGAAGTGGATCACAGCAAAAAACCGTTTACGATTGTGATTCCGCCTCCCAATATTACGGGTAAACTCCATATGGGGCATGCACTGGATGAGACGCTGCAGGATATCCTGATCCGCTTTAAAAAAATGCAGGGATACAATACACTGTGGCAGCCGGGAACAGATCATGCCAGCATTGCAACGGAAGTCAAGATCATCGAGGCGCTGAAAGAGGAAGGCATTGAAAAGGAAGATCTGGGAAGAGAGAAGTTTCTTGAGAGAGCCTGGGAGTGGAAGGAAGAGTACGGCGGCACAATCGTCAGCCAGTTAAAGAAGCTGGGTTCTGCCTGTGACTGGGACAGAGAGCGTTTTACGATGGATGAGGGCTGTTCCAAAGCAGTGGAAGAGGTCTTTATCAAGTTATATGAAAAAGGCTATATATACAAAGGGTCCAGGATCATCAACTGGTGTCCGGTCTGCCAGACTTCAATTTCTGACGCAGAAGTTGAGCATGTGGACCAGGCAGGTCATTTCTGGCATATCAAGTATCCGGTTGCGGGAACCGATGATTATTTAGAGATTGCTACTACCCGTCCCGAGACAATGCTTGGAGATACGGCGGTGGCTGTCCATCCGGACGATGAAAGATATACACATCTTGTAGGGAAAATGCTGGAGCTTCCGCTTTGCGGCAGACAGATCCCGATCGTGGCGGATGAATATGTAGACAAAGAGTTTGGAACCGGTGCTGTGAAGATCACTCCTGCCCATGATCCAAATGATTTTGAAGTCGGAAGACGGCATGGCCTCCCAGTGATCAATGTGATGAACGATGACGCCACGATCAATGAAAACGGCGGCAGATATGAGGGCATGGAGCGTTATGAGGCGAGAAAAGCCATCGTAAAAGATCTGGAAGAACAGGGATATCTGGTAAAAATAAAAGAACACGAGCACAACGTCGGAACCCATGACCGCTGCAAAGCTACCATCGAGCCGATGGTTAAACCCCAGTGGTTCGTAAAGATGGATGAGCTCGCGAAGCCTGCCATCGAGGCGGTTAAAAACGGGGACATTAAATTTGTGCCGGAACGTTATACAAAGACCTATCTGCACTGGCTTGAGAATATCCGTGACTGGTGTATCTCCAGACAGCTCTGGTGGGGACACAGGATTCCTGCATATTACTGTGACGAGTGCGGCGAAACTGTGGTGGCAAAAGAAAAACCGGAAGTATGCCCAAAATGCGGATGCACACACTTTACTCAGGATGAGGATACCCTGGATACCTGGTTCAGTTCTGCGCTGTGGCCGTTTTCCACGTTAGGCTGGCCGGAACAGACGGAGGAACTGGATTATTTCTACCCGACCAACGTATTGGTAACCGGATATGACATTATCTTTTTCTGGGTTGTCAGAATGGTATTTTCCGGATATGAGCATACAGGGAAAGCGCCGTTTGATACGGTACTGATCCACGGACTCGTGAGAGACGACAAAGGAAGAAAGATGAGCAAATCCCTGGGCAACGGAATTGATCCTCTGGAAGTCATCAGCCAGTATGGGGCAGATGCGCTGAGATTTACTCTGGTCACCGGAAATGCGCCGGGCAATGATATGCGTTTTTACATGGAGCGTGTGGAAGCCAGCCGGAATTTTGCCAATAAAGTGTGGAATGCATCCCGCTTCATGATGATGAACTTTGAACAGGCGGACTTTTCTCATGTGGAACTTTCCGATCTGACAAGCGCAGACCGGTGGATTTTATCTAAATTCAACACTCTGGCCAAAGATGTGACGGATAATATGGACAAGTATGAGCTGGGAATTGCCGTACAGAAGCTCAATGACTTTATATGGGAAGAATTCTGTGACTGGTATATCGAGATGGTGAAACCGCGTCTCTATAACGATGAAGACAACACGAAAGCCGCAGCTTTGTGGACGCTGAAAAAGGTGCTTTCCGAATCACTGAAGCTGCTTCATCCATTCATGCCGTTTATCACAGAGGAGATCTACTGCAATCTGACAGGGGAAGAATCCATTATGCTGGCATCCTGGCCGGAATACAGAGAGGAATACAGCTTTGCCCGGGAAGAAGCTGCAGTGGAACTCATGAAAGAAGCGGTGAGGGGAATCCGGAATATACGTGCCGAGATGAACGTATCCCCGAAAAAGAAAGCAAAAGTATTTGTTGTCTCTGAAAATGAAGATGTAAGAGACATCTTTGAACAGGGGAAGGTCTTCTTTGGAACCCTGGGTTACGCAAGCGAAGTAGCTGTGCGGGCGGACAGAGAAGGGATTGCGGAGGATGCCGTATCCACGATGGTCCCGGATGCCGTGATCTATATGCCGTTTGCGGAGCTTGTGGACATTGAAAAAGAAATTGAGAGACTGAAAAAAGAACAGAAGAAATTAGGCGGAGAGATCAAGCGGTGCGAAGGCATGCTCAATAACGAACGTTTCTTAAGCAAAGCACCGGAACAAAAAGTAGAAGAAGAGAAAGAAAAGCTTTCAAAATACCGGCAGATGCTTGAAAAAGTGGAAGAACGTCTGGGTCAGCTTGTAAAATAA
- a CDS encoding tetratricopeptide repeat protein produces the protein MRMVLCETEESRRTYTLNSFGQTISSYEELCYIISGQYLYFLTEGIPEGMREWIEEELGLVLPAEEETKKQLEHIIGYRNYFTVPEQRMLVQQMRTAYLYSSVRKHKMLGDLYLKHSRYLSAYHAYQKSLSGLMQLKTKEQQEVLYHTGLCLTRMFRFQEAKEFFKRSCRLKENKKCQEAYFIVSYMQGDYQKFLEDGRALSFTEEQLREIHENISAMEERFSGSEESTALKKIGYHRKKPDDLMTRRLTWSMLERWKNEYRREIV, from the coding sequence ATGAGAATGGTATTGTGTGAGACAGAGGAGAGCAGGCGGACTTACACGCTGAATTCCTTTGGACAGACCATTTCTTCCTATGAAGAATTATGTTATATTATTTCAGGACAGTATTTATATTTTCTGACAGAAGGAATCCCGGAAGGGATGAGAGAGTGGATCGAAGAAGAACTTGGTCTGGTCCTGCCGGCAGAAGAGGAGACAAAGAAGCAGCTGGAGCATATTATCGGTTACCGGAATTATTTTACGGTTCCCGAGCAGAGAATGCTTGTCCAGCAGATGCGCACGGCCTATCTATATTCCTCTGTGAGAAAGCACAAAATGCTCGGCGACTTATATCTGAAACATTCCAGATATCTGAGCGCTTATCACGCCTATCAAAAATCGCTTTCCGGTCTGATGCAGCTGAAGACAAAGGAACAGCAGGAAGTTTTGTATCACACGGGACTCTGCCTGACCCGGATGTTCCGTTTTCAGGAGGCGAAGGAGTTTTTTAAAAGGAGCTGCCGCCTGAAAGAGAACAAGAAATGCCAGGAAGCATATTTCATAGTCTCTTATATGCAGGGAGATTACCAGAAGTTTTTGGAAGACGGCAGAGCGCTTTCTTTTACAGAAGAACAGCTGAGAGAGATCCATGAAAATATCTCAGCTATGGAGGAACGGTTTTCCGGAAGCGAGGAATCCACAGCACTGAAAAAGATTGGCTATCACAGAAAGAAACCCGATGACCTGATGACCAGAAGGCTTACCTGGTCGATGCTGGAACGGTGGAAAAATGAGTACAGAAGAGAGATTGTCTGA
- a CDS encoding DUF5716 family protein, which translates to MMKIGIQIEREMIYQCSVTDGKIVEEEPKKLSGDWADYVRAESEKHADTSNLFMGVILEDPEEDLASKAAELRKELGFSEEQLRLFTKEEAFLGLAGDRKEQLEQGAVGLFDYSGQRLFYYLVKKQDGQLLVEREDYSAFMRNTRLPHQKDMAFENAAVQAMSQEVTSLVYLYGRGFDGGWLKSASAKLCAGRRVFMGDHVYATGAVCLLGRKNAADLDSAVILTDTVMMYQIGAMVWNHGKEEFLPVIKGGKPWFESRGNMTVLVETAASIPVEIKPLFPGKGDRMRFPISLKGLKKRPGRSTKLKIEAECTGETKCRIKITDLGFGTLYPSTYQVFQQVISWERRGQP; encoded by the coding sequence ATGATGAAAATAGGCATACAGATAGAGCGGGAAATGATATATCAGTGTTCCGTAACGGACGGAAAGATCGTGGAAGAAGAACCGAAAAAGCTTTCCGGGGACTGGGCGGATTATGTGCGTGCAGAATCGGAAAAGCATGCGGATACGTCCAATCTGTTTATGGGCGTTATTTTGGAGGACCCGGAGGAGGACCTGGCGTCAAAAGCCGCGGAGCTTAGAAAAGAGCTGGGGTTTTCGGAGGAACAGCTCAGGCTGTTTACGAAGGAGGAGGCTTTTCTGGGACTTGCCGGGGACCGAAAGGAACAGCTTGAACAGGGGGCTGTGGGGCTGTTTGACTATTCCGGCCAGAGATTGTTTTACTATCTGGTGAAAAAGCAGGATGGGCAGCTGCTCGTAGAGAGAGAAGACTACTCTGCTTTTATGAGAAACACCCGGCTGCCCCATCAGAAAGACATGGCATTTGAGAACGCCGCTGTTCAGGCTATGTCCCAGGAGGTTACTTCTTTAGTTTATTTGTACGGCAGAGGATTTGACGGTGGATGGCTGAAAAGCGCTTCGGCAAAGCTGTGTGCGGGACGGCGTGTGTTTATGGGAGATCATGTGTACGCGACAGGGGCCGTCTGTCTGCTGGGAAGAAAAAATGCGGCTGACCTTGACTCTGCCGTGATTCTTACCGACACGGTTATGATGTATCAGATCGGTGCCATGGTATGGAACCACGGAAAAGAAGAATTTCTGCCGGTCATAAAGGGTGGAAAGCCATGGTTTGAGAGCCGGGGAAATATGACGGTACTGGTTGAGACAGCGGCATCCATTCCTGTGGAGATCAAACCCCTGTTTCCCGGGAAAGGTGACAGAATGAGGTTTCCAATTTCCTTAAAAGGGCTTAAAAAACGTCCGGGACGCTCTACAAAGCTGAAGATTGAAGCCGAGTGCACCGGGGAGACAAAGTGCAGAATCAAAATCACGGATCTGGGGTTTGGGACATTATATCCTTCTACATACCAGGTATTCCAGCAGGTAATTTCATGGGAGAGGAGGGGACAGCCATGA
- a CDS encoding DUF5717 family protein yields the protein MRPPVLKSEEPMTEKMKQFIQIVQEDEQRAKALFFSEAFKNEYLEENSREKEIYHQLLLGRNRGQIFEEFLICIGAKEPAVLRPEKDAYEIRRVNAVEPLYVKIYKEGSGFVQGKIRLDSTFLSLQKTEFSEEDFVEGVLTIPVLFSDAREESRGILTVSAPYSSCQTDILFNAEKERNEGAWNLSDQIFDAYMEFCLGRCHVTEFAEKEMNLTAQMEGEASLEILRTLLNLHCHIVLGAEEAIERGFARLEPNMSEVQSDPFYYGYYLYLKALYLKTPDQTEYAKDRIYELFQKADDHKGYLLWMLIYLDEELAYDFGLQLQKIKEVYDTGRCSSFLWFEAVSIWNQDHSRAKKITDFEREIIHFGICRDLFGKSMKKHIYGLVLKDKGFSEELLFDLILSFQREESKEGLQAICSMLIRGNCTDECYHIYFKKAVRAGIQMIGLQESYLRTIPKDRYPYLEKNVLLYFSYSNSLSSRERAYLYANLVKNRRKYEAVFPSFEPQIEEFLLEQLAEGRINSNLFILYRAFFDRLLEGMKGRAGIAGIMAKQKLICRNPAVEKAAVYHQELKEVQNVSLENGEVYVTVYSDPLVVFMDQEDNRYLSLDYEFSKLWTREQEEAVFSGLGRRNEAYLIRRSLVFAQKTEYEPGDVPDVRAVLECQSLKEEYRHRLFEKLLDYYWKHGEQEQLEQALSMVQWKFLSEENCKQMLEYFIAGRHYKEAMKGMEIFGFDFMDPEPLKEVVLHELTSRSRKRVQTLIDMCLAVFKGQVYNSEILAYLERFFRGDLDQMRKIWKQGDRHKIYDQQFTEQLLDMAVGKGAEWEDLPVFLSYVEKDSRDKKLIKKLAGQFAELSYEEGVYISDEFYPILGRLIDQGNLKLIWQWAYLDFYKDKELSEEVRERIKKLIEWQEDRRCILPVLLEYKEEIPLPYECYTYTYVVYRGEKAGGMVFHYAENRSEPAREIPMRELLPGYYVAEVLIFADESADYYVTAPGEERRRRKDIVFLDHSGRNQKGRFYQLNHMLKEKQRESVAMEMEIYAYEKAMTDLIRPMTEDL from the coding sequence CTGAGACCACCAGTCTTAAAATCGGAGGAACCCATGACAGAGAAGATGAAGCAGTTCATACAAATTGTACAGGAAGATGAACAGCGGGCAAAGGCCCTCTTTTTTTCTGAGGCCTTCAAAAATGAGTATTTGGAGGAGAATTCCAGGGAAAAGGAAATCTATCATCAGCTCCTGCTCGGCCGAAACCGGGGCCAGATCTTTGAAGAGTTTTTGATCTGTATCGGGGCAAAAGAACCTGCGGTGCTGAGACCGGAAAAGGATGCGTATGAGATCCGTCGGGTGAATGCGGTTGAGCCTCTGTACGTGAAGATTTACAAAGAGGGCAGCGGTTTTGTCCAGGGGAAGATCCGCCTGGATTCCACGTTTCTGTCTCTGCAAAAGACAGAATTTTCAGAAGAGGATTTTGTGGAAGGGGTACTGACCATTCCCGTGCTGTTTTCTGATGCTAGGGAAGAGAGCCGGGGAATTCTTACGGTTTCTGCCCCGTACAGCAGCTGTCAGACAGACATCCTGTTCAATGCAGAGAAAGAGAGAAACGAAGGGGCCTGGAATCTGTCCGACCAGATTTTCGATGCGTATATGGAATTTTGTCTTGGCAGATGTCATGTCACGGAGTTTGCGGAAAAGGAAATGAATCTGACCGCACAGATGGAGGGAGAGGCATCCTTAGAGATACTGAGGACTCTCTTAAACCTGCACTGTCATATTGTTCTCGGCGCAGAGGAAGCAATCGAGAGAGGCTTTGCAAGACTTGAGCCGAATATGAGTGAGGTTCAGTCAGATCCTTTTTACTATGGCTATTATTTATATTTGAAAGCACTTTATTTAAAGACACCGGATCAGACAGAGTATGCAAAAGACCGGATTTATGAGCTTTTTCAGAAAGCGGACGATCACAAGGGATATCTGCTGTGGATGCTGATTTATCTTGACGAAGAGCTGGCATATGATTTCGGACTTCAGCTTCAGAAGATAAAAGAGGTTTATGATACAGGCCGGTGCAGCAGCTTTTTATGGTTTGAGGCCGTCAGCATTTGGAACCAGGATCACAGCAGGGCAAAAAAGATCACTGATTTTGAGAGAGAGATCATTCATTTCGGCATTTGCAGGGACCTGTTTGGGAAAAGCATGAAAAAACATATTTACGGTCTTGTGCTGAAAGACAAAGGATTTTCGGAGGAGCTGCTTTTTGATTTGATACTGTCCTTTCAGAGAGAGGAGTCAAAGGAAGGGCTCCAGGCGATCTGCTCTATGCTGATCCGGGGAAACTGTACCGATGAGTGTTATCATATATATTTTAAAAAAGCTGTCCGGGCGGGGATTCAGATGATCGGACTCCAGGAATCTTACCTTCGTACGATTCCAAAAGACCGATATCCGTATCTTGAGAAGAATGTACTGCTGTATTTTTCGTACAGCAACAGTTTAAGCAGCCGGGAGAGGGCTTACCTGTATGCCAATCTTGTTAAGAACCGGCGAAAATATGAGGCAGTATTTCCATCTTTTGAGCCGCAGATTGAAGAATTTCTCTTGGAACAGCTGGCAGAAGGCAGAATCAATTCTAATCTGTTTATTCTTTACAGGGCCTTCTTTGACCGCCTTTTGGAAGGGATGAAAGGCAGGGCCGGAATCGCAGGGATTATGGCAAAGCAGAAATTGATCTGCAGGAATCCGGCGGTGGAAAAGGCCGCCGTCTATCATCAGGAGTTAAAAGAAGTTCAGAATGTTTCTCTGGAAAACGGGGAAGTTTATGTGACGGTCTACAGCGACCCTCTGGTCGTGTTTATGGATCAGGAGGACAACCGCTATCTGTCACTGGACTATGAATTTTCAAAACTGTGGACGAGGGAGCAGGAGGAGGCTGTATTTTCGGGGCTTGGCAGGAGAAATGAAGCATATTTGATCCGCAGAAGCCTGGTCTTTGCACAGAAGACAGAATATGAACCCGGAGATGTTCCGGATGTGAGGGCTGTCCTTGAATGTCAGAGCCTGAAAGAAGAATATCGGCACAGATTATTTGAAAAGCTTCTGGACTATTACTGGAAGCATGGAGAGCAGGAACAATTAGAGCAGGCGCTGTCTATGGTCCAGTGGAAATTTCTCTCCGAGGAAAACTGTAAGCAGATGCTGGAGTATTTCATTGCCGGCCGCCACTACAAAGAGGCGATGAAAGGCATGGAGATCTTTGGATTTGATTTCATGGACCCGGAGCCGTTAAAAGAGGTCGTGCTGCATGAACTCACATCCCGGAGCCGGAAGAGGGTGCAGACTTTGATCGATATGTGCCTTGCGGTTTTTAAGGGACAAGTATACAACAGCGAGATTCTTGCATATCTGGAACGTTTTTTCAGGGGAGACCTGGATCAGATGCGGAAGATCTGGAAACAGGGAGACAGACACAAAATATATGATCAGCAGTTTACGGAGCAGCTTCTTGATATGGCCGTCGGGAAAGGAGCAGAGTGGGAGGACCTTCCTGTCTTCTTATCTTATGTTGAGAAGGATTCCAGAGACAAAAAACTGATAAAAAAGCTGGCGGGCCAGTTTGCAGAACTGTCTTATGAAGAAGGAGTGTATATTTCGGATGAGTTTTATCCGATTCTCGGAAGGCTGATCGATCAGGGGAATCTCAAACTGATCTGGCAGTGGGCTTATCTGGATTTTTATAAAGATAAAGAATTGTCAGAAGAAGTCAGAGAAAGAATAAAAAAACTCATAGAGTGGCAGGAGGACCGCCGCTGTATCCTGCCGGTGCTTTTAGAATATAAAGAGGAGATACCTCTTCCATATGAGTGCTATACTTATACTTATGTAGTTTACAGGGGAGAGAAAGCAGGCGGCATGGTATTTCACTATGCGGAAAACAGGTCGGAGCCGGCCAGAGAGATTCCTATGAGAGAGCTGCTGCCGGGGTATTATGTGGCGGAAGTTCTGATCTTTGCCGATGAGTCGGCAGATTATTATGTGACAGCACCGGGAGAAGAGAGACGCAGGAGAAAAGATATCGTCTTTCTTGACCATTCCGGAAGGAACCAGAAGGGAAGATTTTATCAGCTGAATCACATGCTGAAGGAAAAACAAAGGGAGAGCGTAGCCATGGAAATGGAAATCTACGCGTATGAAAAAGCAATGACGGATCTGATCCGTCCGATGACAGAGGATCTATGA
- a CDS encoding pyridoxal phosphate-dependent aminotransferase, with protein MSEKKQVFHGSDLEKIEEIYGIKKEDIIPFGGNVNPLGISPLFRESLIRHVDAVCTYPDRDYKSLRSTLSLYARIPMEHIIVGNGVTELISLTMHLLRPKKALLLSPTYSEYMREISMIGGTCLEYNLKESSDFCLDIEDLKHSLTDDVDLFAFCNPNNPTSSALNKDQISEILSHCKKHGIFVLADETYAEFAPDIDDVTAVPLTRKFDNLFVLRGTSKFFAAPGIRLGYGISGNANFIRAVEDKKNPWSINTLAALAGEAMFMDTDYIKKTKAYIAEERRKCTDRLSGTPAFKIYPAYANFLLVRLTDGTTSHEMFERCIKKGLMIRDCSSFEGLDGEYIRFCFRKEEENNALLDSLLQV; from the coding sequence ATGTCAGAAAAGAAGCAAGTCTTCCACGGAAGCGACTTAGAAAAAATAGAAGAAATATATGGGATTAAAAAAGAAGACATCATTCCTTTCGGAGGCAACGTAAATCCCCTCGGGATCTCCCCGCTGTTTCGGGAAAGCCTGATCCGCCATGTAGATGCTGTCTGCACGTATCCCGACCGCGACTACAAGTCCCTGCGCTCCACACTGAGCCTGTATGCCCGGATTCCTATGGAGCATATCATTGTCGGAAACGGAGTGACAGAGCTGATCAGCCTGACCATGCACCTTCTCCGTCCGAAGAAAGCTCTGCTGCTTTCCCCGACTTACTCTGAATACATGCGGGAAATTTCTATGATCGGCGGCACCTGTCTGGAGTATAACCTGAAGGAATCCTCGGACTTTTGCCTGGACATCGAAGACTTGAAACACTCCCTCACCGATGATGTGGATTTATTCGCATTCTGCAATCCAAACAATCCCACATCCAGTGCATTAAACAAGGACCAAATCTCGGAGATCCTTTCCCACTGTAAAAAGCACGGCATCTTTGTTTTGGCAGACGAGACTTACGCAGAGTTTGCCCCGGATATAGACGATGTCACTGCCGTACCCCTGACCCGAAAGTTTGACAATCTGTTTGTCCTGCGGGGAACTTCAAAGTTCTTTGCTGCACCGGGCATCCGCCTCGGCTACGGGATCAGCGGAAATGCGAATTTTATCAGGGCAGTGGAAGACAAAAAAAATCCATGGAGCATCAATACTCTTGCAGCGCTTGCAGGAGAAGCAATGTTCATGGATACAGACTATATTAAAAAGACGAAGGCTTACATCGCAGAAGAGCGCAGAAAATGTACGGACAGACTTTCAGGCACCCCTGCTTTTAAGATTTATCCAGCCTATGCCAATTTCCTTCTTGTCCGGCTGACGGACGGCACCACTTCTCATGAGATGTTTGAACGCTGTATCAAGAAAGGGCTGATGATCCGTGACTGTTCAAGTTTTGAAGGGCTTGACGGGGAATATATCAGATTCTGCTTCCGAAAAGAAGAGGAAAATAATGCTTTGCTGGATTCTCTTCTGCAAGTATGA
- a CDS encoding TDT family transporter: MKNTIERIPLPLAGPMLGFAAMGIMIENYSVTLKSVCGAMAVCLLILLLLKTGTCLDMVKEELEDPVNCSISGAFSMGLLVLTVYIKPYVGDAVSILWILALAVHVYLLVYFNGHFIYYKFNIKNVYASFFIFYAGLAMSSMTAPNADMREIGRWFFWAALLFTVIIAVPIIKRYAKVKEIPEEYQPLVCIFAAPASLLLAGYLNCFEKPMAWLVIVLTVLSVILYVFVLAAGLKYIVMPFTPSFAAYTFPFVISAAALKEAFITLSQWGYPVTYLKWIVDFQTVLSAALLIYVTLQFLKYIFYVKQ; encoded by the coding sequence ATGAAAAACACGATAGAGAGAATACCTTTGCCTTTGGCAGGGCCGATGCTCGGCTTTGCCGCCATGGGAATTATGATAGAAAATTATTCTGTAACTTTAAAGTCAGTCTGCGGAGCCATGGCCGTCTGTCTGCTGATCCTTTTGCTGTTAAAGACCGGAACTTGTCTCGACATGGTAAAAGAAGAACTGGAAGATCCGGTAAACTGCAGTATTTCGGGTGCGTTTTCCATGGGTCTGCTTGTCCTGACCGTTTATATCAAACCTTATGTGGGGGATGCCGTTTCTATCTTGTGGATTCTTGCACTGGCGGTGCATGTGTATCTTTTGGTATATTTCAACGGACACTTTATATATTACAAGTTTAACATTAAAAATGTGTATGCAAGCTTTTTTATCTTCTATGCCGGACTGGCGATGAGCAGCATGACGGCTCCCAACGCTGATATGAGAGAGATTGGCCGCTGGTTTTTCTGGGCAGCCCTTCTCTTTACGGTGATCATTGCTGTTCCGATTATAAAGAGATATGCAAAAGTCAAGGAAATACCGGAAGAGTATCAGCCGCTGGTCTGTATCTTTGCGGCACCCGCAAGCCTTCTGCTGGCAGGGTACCTAAACTGCTTTGAAAAGCCAATGGCATGGCTGGTAATCGTACTAACGGTTTTATCTGTAATCTTATATGTTTTTGTGCTTGCGGCGGGATTAAAATATATTGTCATGCCGTTTACACCATCGTTTGCCGCTTATACATTTCCATTTGTGATCAGTGCCGCAGCATTAAAAGAAGCTTTTATCACACTGAGCCAGTGGGGATATCCGGTAACCTATTTAAAATGGATCGTAGATTTCCAGACCGTGCTTTCGGCAGCTCTGCTGATCTATGTGACACTGCAGTTTCTGAAATATATATTTTATGTCAAACAATAA
- a CDS encoding fibronectin type III domain-containing protein, which yields MKTKRILLTALCMMLVWAGGERQIQGASKKPGKPSGVMATGVKRNIVLSWVKGKRATGTEIYLYDKAKKKYRKKAVSKSSRHVIKGLKPGVNYCFKVRSFRKYKKKKYYSRFSKTVKVSMAARGESTIKNFLKTAAAPVGTTLYIWGGGWNKADTGTGKDGKRIGLNGEWNRFFLSQNSGYNYKKYRYRRGKGLDCSGFVGWTVYNIRNTVPGRGGYVRKAKDQPELFAQKGWGTYKSKSKVTDYKAGDIMGSSSCGHVWIVIGSCKDGSVVLVHSSPKGVQISGTATPGGKKKSQALALARKYMKKYHRKWYTRYPDCSRGRSYLTQYGQMRWDISGNHIMEDPEGYQKKSAGAILKDLYEN from the coding sequence ATGAAAACAAAGAGGATACTGCTTACAGCACTCTGTATGATGCTGGTATGGGCAGGAGGAGAGAGACAAATTCAGGGAGCATCGAAGAAACCCGGGAAGCCTTCCGGAGTGATGGCCACCGGCGTAAAAAGGAATATTGTTCTGTCCTGGGTAAAGGGAAAAAGAGCCACAGGGACGGAGATTTATCTGTACGACAAAGCGAAGAAAAAGTATAGAAAAAAAGCTGTCTCAAAGTCATCCAGACATGTGATCAAAGGCTTGAAGCCCGGGGTCAATTACTGTTTTAAAGTCCGTTCTTTCAGGAAATACAAAAAGAAAAAATATTACAGCAGATTTTCTAAAACAGTGAAAGTATCGATGGCAGCCAGAGGAGAATCTACTATTAAAAATTTTCTGAAAACAGCCGCAGCCCCGGTGGGCACCACCTTATACATCTGGGGCGGAGGATGGAATAAAGCCGATACCGGAACCGGGAAAGACGGGAAGCGGATCGGACTGAACGGGGAGTGGAACCGATTTTTCCTGTCGCAGAATTCGGGGTATAATTATAAAAAGTACCGCTACCGCAGAGGAAAAGGCCTGGACTGCTCCGGCTTCGTCGGGTGGACCGTGTATAATATCAGAAATACGGTACCGGGCAGAGGCGGTTATGTGCGGAAAGCAAAAGACCAGCCTGAATTGTTTGCCCAAAAAGGCTGGGGAACATATAAAAGCAAGAGTAAGGTGACAGACTACAAAGCAGGAGACATTATGGGATCTTCAAGCTGCGGCCACGTATGGATCGTCATCGGCTCCTGTAAAGACGGCAGTGTCGTTTTGGTTCATTCCAGTCCGAAAGGAGTGCAGATTTCCGGAACGGCCACACCGGGAGGAAAGAAAAAAAGCCAGGCACTGGCACTTGCAAGAAAATATATGAAAAAGTATCATAGAAAATGGTACACAAGATATCCGGACTGTTCCAGGGGAAGGAGTTATCTTACCCAATACGGACAGATGAGATGGGATATTTCGGGAAATCATATTATGGAAGACCCGGAAGGCTATCAGAAGAAAAGTGCCGGGGCGATCCTGAAAGATCTATATGAAAACTAG